The Oxalobacteraceae bacterium OTU3CINTB1 genome includes a window with the following:
- a CDS encoding ATP-binding protein, translating into MRAKKPLLLLFALLCAVGVIAASYLAGTSRARADLRLQGQRQLQLMAPDLQSLLQKYETLPFVLGFQPDLIEALANPSDTRAISRLNSTLKTIQQQANVGAIYVMDRDGLTIGASNWDQPLGFVGKNFSYRPYFDAALKGRAGRFYGIGTSTTEAGYFIAQPVYGNGSAGGPVTGVVAVKISLADFERTWRSSDDAIVLADRSGVIFLSNRPDWIYRSLTPLDAATERQLAHTQQYMGKTVTPLGGQPDLFVTQSVGQLGWQLMLFPGQSRVLRAGLQWALAAVLLLACVALAGWASHQRRRRLEERLASRAALQKAELELNDKIVERTRQLRTTNQHLESKYAKLQETEHLLRSTQNELVQAGKLAMLGQMATGITHELNQPLAAIRAFADNARVFLERGQGEQVAGNLGHISEASARMGAIIGQLKGFARKDETLGTVELAASVRASAFLLDSEFRRNAVTLEIDIGVENLKVTGDSVRIEQVLINLLRNALDAVESAERRLVAIRLARDGDSALVSISDSGEGIPEQVVAHLFEPFFTTKPSGKGLGLGLAISSSIVQAMNGQLTAHNQTDGGARFELRLPRLQQTQQGA; encoded by the coding sequence ATGCGCGCCAAAAAACCCCTGCTCCTTCTGTTCGCGTTGCTCTGCGCGGTGGGCGTCATCGCCGCTTCGTATCTGGCCGGCACCTCGCGCGCCCGCGCCGACCTGCGCTTGCAAGGCCAGCGGCAATTGCAGCTGATGGCGCCGGACCTGCAATCGCTGCTGCAAAAATATGAGACGCTGCCGTTCGTGCTCGGCTTCCAGCCGGACCTGATCGAAGCGCTGGCGAACCCGTCCGACACGCGCGCGATCAGCCGCCTCAACAGCACCTTGAAAACCATCCAGCAACAGGCCAACGTCGGCGCCATCTACGTGATGGACCGCGACGGCCTGACCATCGGCGCCAGCAACTGGGACCAGCCGCTGGGCTTTGTCGGCAAAAACTTTTCCTACCGCCCTTACTTCGACGCCGCGCTCAAGGGCAGGGCGGGGCGCTTCTACGGCATCGGCACCAGCACCACCGAGGCCGGCTACTTCATCGCCCAGCCGGTCTACGGCAACGGCAGCGCCGGCGGGCCGGTCACCGGCGTGGTCGCCGTCAAGATCAGCCTGGCGGACTTCGAACGCACCTGGCGCAGCAGCGACGACGCCATCGTGCTGGCCGACCGCAGCGGCGTCATTTTCCTCAGCAACCGGCCCGACTGGATCTACCGCAGCCTGACGCCGCTGGACGCGGCCACCGAGCGACAACTGGCGCATACCCAGCAATACATGGGCAAGACCGTGACGCCGCTGGGCGGCCAGCCCGACCTGTTCGTCACGCAATCGGTGGGCCAGCTGGGCTGGCAGCTGATGCTATTCCCCGGACAGTCGCGGGTGCTGCGCGCCGGCCTGCAATGGGCGCTGGCGGCGGTCTTGCTGCTAGCGTGCGTCGCGTTGGCGGGCTGGGCTTCGCACCAGCGCCGGCGCCGGCTGGAGGAGCGGCTGGCCTCGCGCGCGGCGCTGCAAAAGGCCGAGCTGGAGCTGAACGACAAGATTGTCGAACGCACGCGGCAGCTGCGCACCACCAACCAGCATCTGGAAAGCAAGTACGCCAAGCTGCAGGAAACCGAACACCTGCTGCGTTCGACGCAAAACGAACTGGTGCAGGCGGGCAAGCTGGCGATGCTGGGACAGATGGCGACAGGCATCACCCATGAACTGAACCAGCCGCTTGCCGCAATTCGCGCCTTTGCCGACAACGCCCGCGTCTTTCTCGAACGCGGGCAGGGCGAGCAGGTCGCCGGCAACCTCGGGCATATCAGCGAGGCCAGCGCGCGCATGGGCGCCATCATCGGCCAGCTCAAGGGCTTCGCGCGCAAGGACGAGACCCTTGGCACGGTCGAGCTGGCCGCGTCGGTGCGGGCGTCCGCCTTCCTGCTCGACAGCGAATTCCGGCGCAACGCCGTCACCCTCGAGATCGACATCGGCGTCGAGAACCTGAAAGTGACTGGCGACAGCGTACGCATCGAGCAAGTGCTGATCAATCTGCTGCGCAACGCGCTGGACGCGGTCGAGAGCGCCGAGCGCCGCTTGGTCGCCATTCGCCTGGCGCGCGACGGCGACAGCGCGCTGGTCAGCATCAGCGACAGCGGCGAAGGCATCCCGGAGCAAGTCGTGGCGCACCTGTTCGAACCGTTTTTCACCACCAAGCCTTCCGGCAAGGGCCTCGGTCTGGGGCTGGCGATCTCATCGTCGATCGTGCAGGCGATGAACGGCCAACTGACGGCGCATAATCAGACCGACGGCGGCGCGCGCTTTGAGCTGCGCCTGCCACGCTTACAACAAACGCAGCAAGGAGCATGA
- a CDS encoding c-type cytochrome, whose amino-acid sequence MSDAHNEHESAIRTPKQLAAAVIGFFLVTVLGIVLLVKYVTEDKLTGAGSNSQAPEQIAARLSPVADAGFTFKDVNAPKVLQSGEAVYTSTCAACHGAGVAGAPKVGDAGGWAARIAQGYDTIVKHAIEGLRAMPAKGGNPDLDDVEVARAVVFMANQAGAKFKEPEVPAAPAAAPGPEKTVDPANPK is encoded by the coding sequence ATGAGCGACGCACATAACGAACACGAATCCGCAATCAGAACACCCAAACAGCTTGCAGCTGCTGTGATCGGCTTTTTCTTAGTCACCGTCTTAGGCATTGTCCTGCTGGTCAAGTACGTCACGGAAGATAAATTGACCGGCGCCGGCTCCAACAGCCAGGCCCCGGAGCAAATCGCCGCCCGCCTCTCCCCCGTCGCCGACGCGGGCTTCACCTTCAAGGACGTGAACGCGCCGAAGGTGCTGCAATCGGGCGAAGCCGTCTACACCTCCACCTGCGCGGCCTGCCACGGCGCGGGCGTCGCCGGTGCACCGAAAGTCGGCGACGCCGGCGGTTGGGCGGCCCGCATCGCGCAAGGCTACGACACCATCGTCAAACACGCGATCGAAGGTTTGCGCGCAATGCCCGCTAAAGGCGGCAACCCGGACCTGGACGATGTGGAAGTGGCACGCGCAGTGGTCTTCATGGCGAACCAGGCGGGCGCCAAGTTCAAGGAGCCTGAAGTGCCGGCCGCTCCGGCTGCGGCGCCAGGACCGGAAAAAACCGTCGATCCCGCCAATCCTAAGTAA
- a CDS encoding putative porin, whose protein sequence is MKNATIALTIALLSSSAVYAQEAPQLTRAQVVAEYKAAVAAGLAPNSGELYAGSSPEAVSTKTRDEVRAELRLAQQRGEVVSGEQYPQFETEAAVSMITRAQVRAELAAYLKANPHPVGEVSLYL, encoded by the coding sequence ATGAAAAACGCCACCATCGCCCTGACCATCGCCCTGCTGTCCTCTTCGGCCGTGTACGCCCAGGAAGCTCCCCAACTGACTCGTGCCCAGGTTGTCGCCGAGTACAAAGCCGCTGTCGCAGCAGGCTTGGCACCGAACTCGGGTGAACTGTATGCAGGTTCCAGCCCAGAGGCTGTCTCGACCAAAACGCGCGACGAAGTGCGCGCCGAATTGCGCCTGGCCCAGCAACGCGGCGAGGTTGTCAGCGGCGAACAATATCCGCAGTTCGAGACCGAGGCCGCCGTGTCGATGATCACCCGTGCGCAAGTCCGCGCCGAGCTGGCCGCTTACCTCAAGGCCAACCCGCATCCGGTCGGCGAAGTCAGCCTGTATCTGTGA
- a CDS encoding DUF4148 domain-containing protein, producing MKNVAIALSIALLASTVVYAQEAPRVTRAQVVAEYKAAVAAGQAPNSGELYAGSNPEAVSTKTRDEVRAELRLAQQRGEIVSGEQYPQFQTEAAVPAVTRAQVRAELAAYRQANPYLVGEASL from the coding sequence ATGAAAAACGTCGCCATCGCCCTCTCCATCGCCCTGCTGGCATCCACCGTCGTGTACGCCCAGGAAGCGCCTCGAGTTACCCGCGCCCAGGTTGTCGCCGAATACAAAGCCGCCGTCGCGGCGGGCCAGGCGCCGAATTCCGGCGAACTGTACGCCGGTTCCAACCCAGAGGCTGTCTCGACTAAAACCCGTGACGAAGTGCGCGCCGAACTGCGCCTTGCCCAGCAACGCGGCGAGATCGTCAGCGGCGAACAATATCCGCAGTTCCAGACGGAAGCCGCCGTGCCGGCAGTGACCCGCGCGCAAGTTCGTGCCGAGCTGGCCGCTTACCGCCAGGCCAACCCGTATCTGGTCGGCGAAGCGAGCCTGTGA
- a CDS encoding ABC transporter ATP-binding protein, translating to MNPTHIQVSGVNKVFKTDSRDVVALKDINLDIPQGQFVCLLGPSGCGKSTLLNAVAGFSLPSSGTITADGKLVTGPGPERGMVFQEYALFPWMTVEKNIAFGLEIKGMDQSAITAKVDELLAMLSLSDFRHRFPKDLSGGMRQRVAIARVLALDSPIMLMDEPFGALDALTRRNLQDELLRIWAELKKTIIFVTHSIEEAIYLADRIVVMTYRPGTVKRDMLVDLPRLRDPAAAEFNALKRELGQLVMEEQQRHHNDEMRMAAVD from the coding sequence ATGAACCCTACCCATATTCAAGTCAGCGGTGTCAACAAAGTCTTCAAGACCGACAGCCGCGATGTGGTCGCGCTGAAGGACATCAACCTCGACATTCCACAAGGCCAGTTCGTTTGCCTGCTGGGACCTTCGGGTTGCGGCAAGTCGACCTTGCTGAACGCGGTCGCCGGCTTCTCGTTGCCGTCGTCCGGCACCATCACCGCCGACGGCAAGCTGGTTACCGGTCCCGGACCGGAGCGCGGCATGGTGTTCCAGGAATACGCGTTGTTCCCGTGGATGACGGTGGAAAAGAACATCGCCTTCGGCCTGGAGATCAAGGGCATGGACCAGTCCGCGATCACGGCCAAGGTCGACGAGTTGCTGGCGATGCTGTCGCTGAGCGATTTCCGCCACCGTTTCCCGAAAGACCTGTCCGGCGGCATGCGCCAGCGCGTCGCCATCGCCCGCGTGCTGGCGCTGGATTCGCCGATCATGCTGATGGACGAGCCGTTCGGCGCGCTCGACGCGCTGACGCGCCGCAACCTGCAAGACGAACTGTTGCGCATCTGGGCCGAGCTGAAGAAGACCATCATCTTCGTCACGCACAGCATCGAGGAGGCGATCTACCTGGCCGACCGTATCGTAGTGATGACCTACCGTCCCGGCACCGTCAAGCGCGACATGCTGGTTGACCTGCCGCGCTTGCGCGACCCGGCAGCCGCCGAGTTCAACGCGTTGAAGCGCGAACTCGGACAGCTGGTGATGGAAGAGCAGCAGCGCCACCACAACGACGAGATGCGGATGGCCGCGGTAGATTAA
- a CDS encoding transporter substrate-binding domain-containing protein: MSLTALARSDELVAVYQGSRPPFSFRDAQGKAGGIEADVVTEALRRAGRRVTFRETPNVRLLPFREGDGVDLAVSVRGSDGRGVYFSDEFVTFHNVAISRRDRHIVLKTIADLDRYTFAIWQNGWRDLGPAFEARYRPGADGRFPGNYFQPSNQQAQNKMFWFGRVDVIVVDKQVFEWYRKQFSAEFNTQVALDYHAIFDATTGFKVGFRERDLRDAFNRALIEMRKDQTYSRILARYALPSRH; the protein is encoded by the coding sequence GTGAGCTTGACCGCCCTGGCGCGGTCGGACGAGCTCGTGGCGGTTTATCAAGGCAGCCGGCCGCCGTTCTCGTTCCGCGATGCGCAAGGCAAAGCCGGGGGCATCGAGGCGGACGTGGTCACCGAGGCGCTGCGGCGGGCGGGACGTCGCGTGACGTTCCGGGAGACGCCCAACGTGCGGCTGCTGCCGTTCAGGGAGGGCGATGGCGTCGACCTGGCCGTGAGCGTGCGCGGCAGCGATGGCCGCGGCGTGTATTTCTCGGACGAGTTCGTCACGTTCCACAACGTCGCCATCTCGCGGCGCGACCGGCACATCGTGCTCAAGACCATCGCCGACCTGGACCGCTACACCTTCGCCATCTGGCAAAACGGCTGGCGCGACCTGGGTCCCGCCTTCGAAGCGCGGTATCGGCCGGGCGCCGACGGCCGCTTCCCCGGTAATTATTTTCAGCCCTCCAACCAGCAAGCCCAAAACAAGATGTTCTGGTTCGGCCGGGTCGACGTCATCGTCGTCGACAAGCAAGTCTTCGAGTGGTATCGCAAGCAGTTCAGCGCCGAGTTCAACACGCAAGTGGCGCTGGACTACCATGCCATTTTCGACGCCACCACCGGCTTCAAGGTCGGCTTCCGCGAGCGCGACCTGCGCGACGCCTTCAACCGCGCGCTGATCGAGATGCGCAAGGACCAGACTTATTCGCGCATACTGGCCCGGTATGCGCTGCCTTCGCGGCACTGA
- a CDS encoding FAD-dependent monooxygenase → MHTPILIVGGSLVGLSTSLFLGWRGVPHILIDKHPGSSPHPRAMGFTETTLEHYRAVGIADQIPQVPVGTRLRRVTVDSLVGDWRSEQAWTPGEAPPCPLEQSPCTGAAIPQDTLEPILRAAAIARGAELRASTELTGFQQNDGGVLAQVLDRTSGHRYEISADYMIAADGANSPVREALGITRRGIGHLGVLRSVLFHCPEADAFLQRGAQQFSIEQEGFRGFLTTYGDSRWVLMLDGDEERTEAALRAAIRRALGADMAFDIITTGRWELAGRIADSYRKGRVFLAGDAAHQLPPTRGGFGANTGIHDAWNLAWKLQRVIQGDAAPALLDTYDAERRPIGWLRHQQTFSRPDYAERAGAAFVPEALFSNDAMEFGQLVRSRAVAGAGSELPAAATPQQWAGQPGTRAPHVWVDQAGRRMSSLDLFGREYVLLTANPDWRAAAGRLRLRSIDVGDDVIFPPSQPFAEVFGVPALGAVLVRPDGVIGWRGLVGPKEDSVETLSASLLLA, encoded by the coding sequence ATGCATACTCCCATTCTCATCGTCGGTGGGTCCCTCGTTGGACTTTCCACGTCGCTGTTCCTCGGCTGGCGCGGCGTACCGCACATCCTCATCGATAAACATCCGGGCAGTTCGCCGCATCCGCGGGCCATGGGCTTCACGGAAACAACGTTGGAGCATTACCGGGCGGTCGGCATCGCCGATCAAATTCCCCAGGTGCCTGTTGGCACGCGCTTGCGACGCGTGACGGTCGACAGCCTGGTCGGTGACTGGCGCAGCGAGCAGGCCTGGACGCCGGGCGAGGCGCCGCCGTGCCCGCTCGAGCAATCGCCGTGCACCGGCGCGGCGATCCCGCAAGACACGTTGGAGCCGATATTGCGGGCGGCGGCGATCGCGCGCGGCGCGGAGCTGCGCGCCAGCACCGAGCTCACCGGTTTCCAGCAAAACGATGGCGGCGTGTTGGCTCAGGTCCTCGACCGCACCAGCGGACACCGCTACGAGATCAGCGCGGACTACATGATCGCCGCCGATGGCGCCAACAGCCCGGTCAGGGAGGCGCTGGGCATCACGCGCCGCGGCATCGGGCATCTCGGCGTCCTTCGCAGCGTGCTGTTCCATTGCCCCGAAGCGGATGCCTTCCTGCAGCGCGGCGCGCAGCAATTCTCCATCGAGCAGGAGGGCTTCCGCGGCTTCCTGACCACGTACGGGGACAGCCGCTGGGTGCTGATGCTGGACGGCGACGAGGAGCGCACCGAAGCCGCGCTGCGGGCGGCGATCCGCCGCGCGCTTGGCGCCGACATGGCTTTCGACATCATTACGACGGGGCGCTGGGAGTTGGCGGGCCGCATCGCCGATAGCTACCGCAAGGGCCGCGTGTTCCTGGCCGGCGACGCGGCGCATCAGCTGCCGCCCACCCGGGGCGGCTTCGGCGCCAACACCGGTATCCACGATGCATGGAATCTCGCCTGGAAATTGCAGCGTGTGATCCAGGGCGACGCGGCGCCGGCCTTGCTCGACACCTACGACGCGGAACGGCGTCCCATCGGCTGGCTGCGGCACCAGCAGACCTTTTCACGTCCCGATTATGCCGAGCGCGCCGGCGCCGCTTTCGTGCCGGAGGCGCTGTTCAGCAACGATGCCATGGAGTTTGGACAGCTGGTCCGGTCGCGGGCGGTGGCCGGCGCCGGGTCCGAGTTGCCGGCCGCCGCCACGCCCCAGCAATGGGCGGGGCAACCCGGTACGCGCGCGCCGCACGTGTGGGTGGACCAGGCGGGCCGGCGGATGTCGTCGCTGGACTTGTTCGGCAGGGAGTATGTGCTGCTAACGGCAAATCCGGACTGGCGGGCAGCGGCAGGGCGCCTGCGGCTGCGGTCGATCGATGTCGGCGACGATGTCATTTTCCCGCCGTCGCAACCGTTCGCTGAAGTGTTCGGTGTTCCTGCTTTGGGCGCGGTATTGGTGCGGCCGGACGGCGTCATCGGCTGGCGCGGCCTCGTTGGACCCAAAGAAGACAGCGTTGAGACCCTCTCGGCCTCTCTCCTGCTCGCCTAA
- a CDS encoding ABC transporter permease produces MNKQDWRQSATGAVVPILIVVLWQASAMLGWVNPQVLPSPVAVVSKWIEYLLPLTVYDPAASSWISWAFSGELLGDTLSSLYRVVVGFAVGAGLALPLGLMMGASQRMYAWLNPLMQVLRPIPPIAYIPLAILWFGLGNAPAVFLIALGAFFPVLVNTIAGVRQVDGIYIRAARNLGVNQRTMFIRVMLPAAVPYILSGVRIGIGTAFIVVIVSEMIAVNNGLGFRILEAREYFWSDKIIAGMISIGLLGLIIDVGMNKLNNHLLRWHRGLEN; encoded by the coding sequence ATGAACAAACAAGACTGGCGCCAGAGCGCCACCGGGGCCGTCGTCCCGATTCTGATCGTCGTGCTGTGGCAGGCCAGCGCCATGCTCGGCTGGGTCAATCCACAAGTGCTGCCGTCGCCGGTGGCCGTGGTCAGCAAATGGATCGAGTATCTGTTGCCGCTGACCGTCTACGACCCGGCCGCCAGCTCGTGGATCAGCTGGGCGTTCTCCGGCGAGCTGCTGGGCGACACCTTGAGCAGTCTGTACCGCGTGGTGGTCGGCTTCGCCGTCGGCGCCGGGCTGGCCTTGCCGCTGGGCCTGATGATGGGTGCGAGCCAGCGCATGTATGCCTGGCTCAATCCGCTGATGCAGGTGCTGCGGCCGATTCCGCCGATCGCGTACATCCCGCTGGCGATCCTGTGGTTCGGCCTGGGCAACGCGCCGGCCGTGTTCCTGATTGCGCTCGGCGCCTTCTTCCCGGTGCTGGTCAACACCATCGCCGGCGTGCGCCAGGTCGACGGCATCTATATCCGTGCCGCCCGCAACCTGGGCGTCAACCAGCGCACGATGTTTATCCGCGTGATGCTGCCGGCGGCCGTGCCGTACATCCTGTCGGGCGTGCGGATCGGCATCGGTACCGCGTTCATCGTCGTGATCGTCTCGGAGATGATCGCCGTGAACAACGGCCTCGGCTTCCGCATCCTCGAAGCGCGCGAGTACTTCTGGTCGGACAAGATTATCGCCGGCATGATCAGCATCGGCCTGCTGGGCCTGATCATCGACGTCGGCATGAACAAACTGAACAATCATTTGCTGCGGTGGCACCGTGGTCTGGAGAATTGA
- a CDS encoding sigma-54 dependent transcriptional regulator — protein sequence MQAILIEDEAALRLATSQTLELGGFSVQACASAEEAQALLRADYAGVIVTDVRLPGRSGLDLLAQIAALDAELPVIVVTGHGDVEMAVAAMRGGAYDFIEKPFASGRLLDAVRRAQERRRLVLENRQLRTDRAQHPDLPDLIGRSAAIEQLKVLVRNVAPAGVDVLINGQTGTGKEVVARLLHAASGRKGNFVAINCGALPESVFESEIFGHEAGAFTGAQKRRVGKLEFAQGGTVFLDEIESMPMALQVKLLRVLQERKLERLGGNDSVALECSIVAATKVDLLQLSAQGHFREDLYYRIGVVSIDLPRLRDRREDIPLLLAHFAADAAARYRRPVPAWTAQQMAQWQAGDWPGNVRELRNFAERLVLGIVTAPANAPSAVVGDAMSLPQQVDHHERELIVQALAAVDGNVGLAADNLLVPRKTLYDKLKKYQIGTGRK from the coding sequence GTGCAGGCCATCCTGATCGAAGACGAAGCGGCGCTGCGCCTGGCCACCAGCCAGACGCTGGAACTGGGCGGCTTCAGCGTGCAAGCGTGCGCCAGCGCGGAGGAAGCGCAAGCGCTGCTGCGTGCCGACTACGCCGGCGTCATCGTCACCGACGTGCGCCTGCCGGGCCGCTCCGGCCTGGACTTGCTGGCGCAGATCGCCGCGCTCGACGCCGAGCTGCCGGTGATCGTTGTCACCGGCCACGGCGACGTCGAGATGGCGGTGGCCGCGATGCGCGGCGGCGCCTACGACTTCATCGAAAAGCCCTTCGCCAGCGGCCGCCTGCTGGACGCCGTGCGGCGCGCGCAGGAGCGGCGCCGTCTGGTGCTGGAAAACCGCCAGCTGCGCACCGACCGCGCCCAGCATCCGGACTTGCCCGACCTGATCGGGCGCTCGGCCGCCATCGAACAACTGAAGGTCCTGGTGCGCAACGTCGCCCCGGCCGGCGTGGATGTGCTGATCAACGGCCAGACCGGCACCGGCAAGGAAGTGGTCGCGCGCCTGCTGCACGCCGCCAGCGGACGCAAGGGTAACTTCGTCGCCATCAACTGCGGCGCGTTGCCCGAGTCGGTGTTTGAAAGCGAAATTTTCGGCCACGAGGCGGGCGCCTTCACCGGCGCGCAAAAGCGCCGCGTCGGCAAGCTTGAGTTCGCGCAGGGCGGCACCGTCTTTCTCGACGAAATCGAAAGCATGCCGATGGCGTTGCAGGTCAAGCTGCTGCGTGTGCTGCAGGAGCGCAAGCTCGAACGCCTGGGCGGCAACGACTCGGTCGCGCTCGAATGCTCGATCGTCGCCGCCACCAAGGTCGACCTGCTGCAGCTGAGCGCGCAGGGCCACTTCCGCGAAGACTTGTACTACCGCATCGGCGTTGTCAGCATCGACCTGCCGCGCCTGCGCGACCGGCGCGAGGACATTCCACTGCTGCTGGCCCACTTCGCCGCCGATGCCGCCGCGCGCTACCGGCGCCCGGTGCCGGCCTGGACAGCGCAGCAGATGGCGCAATGGCAGGCCGGGGACTGGCCGGGCAACGTCCGCGAATTGCGCAACTTCGCTGAGCGGCTGGTGCTGGGTATCGTCACCGCGCCGGCGAATGCGCCGTCCGCCGTGGTCGGCGACGCCATGTCGCTGCCGCAGCAGGTTGACCATCACGAGCGCGAATTGATCGTCCAGGCGCTAGCGGCCGTCGATGGCAACGTCGGCTTGGCGGCCGACAACCTGCTGGTGCCGCGCAAGACGCTGTACGACAAGCTCAAGAAGTACCAGATCGGCACCGGCCGCAAATAA